Proteins encoded in a region of the Acidimicrobiia bacterium genome:
- a CDS encoding OmpA family protein, translated as MRYSTWFKWIKKRIVSLIVLVLALIIATAVLIGVFWGLNGELPPIFDPERADVKTQLADFSVSTDLLFAYNSAELEPQALQRLDVIAAYLADHPSYPVVVAGHADSTGEPDYNLALSQARAEAVVLYLLTAGVTNSLESIGYGDTEPIATNATEEGRAANRRVTFEIAG; from the coding sequence GTGAGGTATTCGACCTGGTTCAAGTGGATCAAGAAGCGGATCGTCAGCCTGATCGTTCTGGTTCTGGCGCTCATCATCGCCACTGCCGTCCTCATCGGTGTCTTCTGGGGATTGAATGGCGAGCTACCACCGATCTTCGATCCCGAGCGGGCTGATGTAAAAACGCAGCTCGCCGATTTTTCGGTTAGCACCGACTTGCTCTTTGCCTACAACAGCGCCGAGCTTGAGCCCCAAGCCCTCCAACGACTTGATGTCATCGCCGCCTATCTGGCGGACCATCCGTCCTATCCGGTCGTCGTGGCGGGGCATGCCGACTCGACGGGGGAGCCTGACTACAACCTGGCCTTGAGCCAAGCCCGTGCCGAGGCGGTCGTTCTCTACTTGCTGACCGCCGGCGTGACCAATTCGCTTGAATCGATTGGGTATGGCGATACCGAACCAATCGCCACCAATGCCACGGAGGAAGGGCGGGCCGCCAACCGGCGAGTCACGTTTGAAATCGCTGGCTGA